Proteins encoded within one genomic window of Phototrophicus methaneseepsis:
- a CDS encoding M23 family metallopeptidase, translating to MKHKLFAIYGLYLLLTLLPISSIRAQDTTTDAMASDYDAVAEAYHTLEENIASQGTAAIELFINQDFEALFEQFNDGMAEAVPLEELEQAYTQFSSVAALGEQTSARVLPLGNGISYLATYTWGENEMAATVTFDANNQISGLNFTANNTLPDDPALDYESDVMYQLPFEGLWYTAWGGSDRLHNYHVDAPPQRHAYDFVIWQDGSTFSGDGTSNEDYYAYGQPALAPADGTVVTIVDGLPENQPKVETDQQNPAGNHVVIQTADAEYIYIAHLQPDSISVAEGDTVEAGQEIGLVGNSGNTSEPHLHIHLQDMPEMFVTDEDGLITAFSDAIGLPLVFSNYLEDGELQESGEPDGGSFVQNAE from the coding sequence ATGAAACACAAGTTATTCGCTATATATGGGCTGTATTTGCTACTTACCTTATTGCCTATCAGCAGCATCAGGGCGCAGGATACAACCACGGATGCCATGGCCTCCGATTATGATGCCGTTGCAGAAGCGTATCATACCTTAGAAGAGAATATCGCCAGCCAGGGCACCGCAGCCATTGAGCTTTTCATCAATCAGGATTTTGAAGCACTCTTCGAACAATTTAATGATGGTATGGCAGAAGCTGTGCCCCTGGAAGAACTCGAACAGGCTTATACTCAATTTTCGTCTGTCGCGGCCCTGGGGGAACAAACATCAGCAAGGGTGTTGCCCCTGGGTAATGGCATTTCTTATCTTGCCACCTATACCTGGGGCGAGAATGAAATGGCTGCAACAGTCACATTTGATGCCAACAACCAGATTTCAGGCCTTAACTTCACAGCCAATAACACGCTCCCCGATGATCCGGCACTGGACTACGAAAGTGATGTGATGTATCAGCTTCCCTTTGAGGGCCTCTGGTATACGGCCTGGGGCGGCTCCGACCGTTTGCATAACTATCATGTCGATGCACCACCCCAGCGGCATGCTTATGATTTCGTCATTTGGCAGGATGGCAGTACCTTTAGCGGGGATGGCACATCCAACGAAGACTATTACGCTTATGGACAGCCTGCCCTCGCGCCCGCTGATGGTACGGTGGTCACAATCGTTGACGGATTGCCGGAAAATCAGCCGAAGGTCGAGACAGATCAACAGAATCCTGCCGGGAACCACGTCGTCATCCAGACAGCCGATGCGGAATACATTTACATCGCGCACTTACAACCGGATAGCATCAGCGTCGCAGAAGGAGATACCGTTGAGGCAGGGCAAGAGATCGGGCTGGTTGGCAATTCTGGCAACACATCAGAGCCACACCTGCATATCCATCTGCAAGATATGCCGGAAATGTTTGTTACGGATGAAGATGGCTTGATTACCGCTTTTTCCGATGCTATTGGCCTCCCGCTGGTTTTCTCCAATTATCTGGAGGACGGTGAGTTACAAGAATCAGGGGAGCCTGACGGTGGCTCATTCGTGCAAAATGCGGAATAA
- a CDS encoding D-alanine--D-alanine ligase family protein: MAANRKLTVGVIFGGRSVEHDVSIVTGHQVMDAFDENRYTVVPIYISRDGKWYTGEGLRQLDNYKDDAILNHETVEPVILSPDVRHHGLIRNPLAGRFSKSEVLRLDVLFPAIHGSHGEDGTLQGLCELADIPYVGFATTGSALTNDKILTKQILQQNDIPVVPGITIQRDDWLRDPQAIMEQIKGAFAYPVFVKPATLGSSIGVGRADSDELLKASIDVATSFDRRVLVEQAVKGIEINCSIMGYGEDIRISVLEQPLSWTDFLGFDDKYLRGNEGMKSADRIIPAPIEDDVTEQIQQASKDAFIAVDGRGICRIDYLVDSESGAFYLNEINTMPGSLALYLWRETNMTASEVVEYLVKLAQDAYADKRRNVYDYKTNLVDMAAGRGLKGVKGKAKGASS, translated from the coding sequence ATGGCAGCAAATCGCAAATTAACGGTCGGCGTGATCTTTGGTGGGCGCAGCGTAGAGCACGATGTCAGCATCGTAACAGGCCACCAGGTCATGGATGCCTTTGATGAGAACCGTTACACCGTTGTCCCTATCTATATCAGTCGCGATGGCAAATGGTATACAGGTGAGGGGCTGCGTCAGCTTGATAACTATAAAGATGATGCCATCCTCAACCATGAAACCGTAGAACCCGTGATCTTATCGCCAGATGTGCGTCATCATGGCCTGATTCGGAACCCCTTAGCAGGACGATTCAGCAAGAGCGAAGTCCTACGCCTGGATGTTTTGTTCCCGGCGATCCACGGCTCACATGGTGAAGATGGCACCTTACAGGGACTGTGTGAACTGGCAGATATTCCCTATGTGGGCTTCGCAACAACGGGCAGCGCCCTGACGAACGATAAAATCCTGACAAAACAGATTTTGCAGCAAAATGATATTCCTGTGGTCCCTGGCATAACCATCCAACGCGATGACTGGCTACGGGACCCACAAGCTATCATGGAGCAGATCAAAGGCGCATTCGCTTATCCTGTCTTTGTGAAGCCAGCGACACTTGGATCGAGCATTGGTGTGGGGCGCGCCGATAGTGATGAACTGCTCAAAGCTTCTATCGACGTCGCCACCAGTTTTGACCGCCGTGTGCTGGTTGAACAAGCCGTTAAAGGCATCGAGATTAACTGTTCCATCATGGGTTACGGTGAAGATATTCGCATTTCTGTGTTAGAGCAGCCCTTGAGCTGGACGGATTTCCTCGGCTTTGATGATAAATATCTGCGAGGCAATGAGGGCATGAAAAGCGCAGATCGCATTATCCCGGCCCCTATTGAAGACGATGTTACAGAACAAATCCAGCAGGCAAGCAAAGATGCCTTCATCGCAGTTGATGGGCGTGGCATCTGCCGTATTGATTATCTGGTTGATAGCGAAAGCGGCGCTTTCTACCTCAACGAGATCAACACGATGCCCGGTTCTCTGGCGCTTTACCTCTGGCGAGAGACAAATATGACAGCGTCAGAAGTGGTTGAATACCTCGTTAAGCTGGCCCAGGATGCTTACGCCGATAAACGCCGCAACGTCTATGATTACAAGACCAACCTGGTAGACATGGCAGCTGGGCGCGGCCTCAAAGGCGTTAAGGGGAAAGCGAAAGGCGCGAGCTCTTAA
- a CDS encoding pre-peptidase C-terminal domain-containing protein has protein sequence MLLQTGSRLRNTMWVVFPFFLSLVLSACNPTGDATPALQGAIVPTRIATETPTQTATATTTPTMTFTPTMTLTSTDLPTSTPTHTAMPPTATETPAATETHSSLLPMITIPAQPTLSLGLPDTQEPAEIVSVPIEEDFFEYAGEITDQQQRVEFTFEANENDIVEISMSRSSGDLDPLIQIRDSDDDVVVENDDDERGGTRNAYLQDFVIPATGTYTIIATRFQQALGTSQGNFDLSFERQIGEIVVDNTAQPQGTSGAPTDTMLSYGETAQASITDTIYEVLFEFEGMAGDRVTIRMTHGDGDLDPLLLLKNESGATLIQDDDAAGNRDALINEYVLPRDGTYTIVATRFQQQLGTTKGNFTLDLEQIDRDA, from the coding sequence GTGTTGTTACAAACCGGTTCGCGTTTGCGGAACACGATGTGGGTCGTGTTCCCCTTTTTCTTGAGTCTCGTACTCAGTGCTTGTAATCCTACAGGCGATGCTACCCCTGCCCTACAAGGGGCCATTGTGCCAACACGCATCGCAACCGAAACCCCAACGCAGACCGCTACGGCAACAACCACGCCAACAATGACCTTTACGCCGACGATGACATTGACATCGACGGATTTGCCGACCTCAACGCCCACCCATACGGCAATGCCACCCACTGCCACAGAAACACCTGCCGCCACAGAGACGCATTCTTCCCTGCTGCCGATGATCACCATACCAGCACAGCCCACGCTCTCCCTGGGGCTGCCGGATACTCAAGAGCCTGCTGAAATCGTCTCTGTGCCGATTGAAGAAGACTTTTTTGAATATGCGGGCGAAATCACAGACCAGCAGCAGCGCGTAGAATTCACTTTTGAAGCCAATGAAAACGATATTGTAGAAATCTCGATGAGCCGCAGCAGTGGCGATCTGGACCCACTCATCCAGATACGTGATAGCGATGACGATGTGGTGGTCGAAAATGACGACGATGAGCGAGGCGGCACACGAAATGCCTATCTCCAGGATTTTGTCATCCCCGCAACAGGGACTTATACAATCATTGCTACGCGCTTTCAGCAAGCATTAGGCACCAGCCAGGGCAACTTTGACTTATCGTTTGAGCGCCAAATTGGCGAAATTGTCGTCGACAACACGGCCCAACCTCAGGGGACATCCGGCGCCCCAACTGATACCATGCTCAGCTATGGCGAAACAGCTCAAGCATCCATCACCGATACGATATACGAGGTTCTCTTTGAATTTGAAGGCATGGCTGGCGATAGGGTCACTATCCGCATGACGCATGGAGACGGAGACCTGGACCCGCTGTTGCTGCTCAAAAACGAGTCAGGTGCGACCCTCATTCAGGATGACGACGCAGCCGGCAACCGTGACGCTTTAATCAATGAATATGTCTTGCCGCGTGATGGGACATATACCATTGTGGCGACGCGCTTCCAACAGCAATTGGGCACCACAAAGGGCAATTTCACACTAGATCTGGAGCAAATTGACCGGGATGCCTGA
- a CDS encoding hemolysin family protein: MELVILLALILLNGVFAMSEMAIVSARRGRLQADAEEGDQRAITALAISADPTRFLSTVQIGITLIGILAGAFGGSTLAGPIADFIRETVPSLSSSADAIGVAAVVALTTYLSLVIGELVPKQLALRYPETLSKLIAQPMQLLSKITTPLVWFLTGSTNLLVRLLGVPTSEDSTITEAEILSLVREGIGAGIFEKNEEAMVEGVMRLDDQPVASALTPRNDIIWLDVDASEEDIRRILSTYAYSVYPVAKEDVDEVVGIVRSKDLLVQLLHDTPFNLEKIMMSPLIIPETVPISDVFTRFKQTGMHTAIVLDEYGGVAGLVRMHDLIEQIVGDLDGGPFATEEAEAVQRDDGSWLLNGQIRLQELAHIFPRFKVPEDEESDYHTLAGFIMARTGSVPTTADHITYDNLHFEIVDMDGVRIDKVLVTEQA; encoded by the coding sequence ATGGAACTGGTCATCTTATTGGCCTTAATTTTACTCAACGGGGTCTTTGCTATGTCGGAGATGGCTATTGTCTCTGCCAGACGTGGACGCCTACAGGCCGATGCCGAAGAAGGCGATCAACGCGCTATCACAGCCCTGGCTATCAGCGCGGACCCAACCCGCTTTCTATCAACTGTCCAAATTGGCATTACACTGATTGGAATCTTAGCAGGCGCTTTTGGTGGCTCCACACTTGCAGGACCAATTGCTGATTTCATCCGCGAGACAGTACCATCCTTATCCAGCTCAGCCGATGCAATTGGTGTCGCTGCGGTTGTCGCATTAACCACGTATCTTTCGCTGGTCATTGGCGAGCTTGTCCCCAAGCAGCTTGCCCTGCGCTATCCTGAGACACTTTCGAAGCTCATTGCACAACCCATGCAGCTTCTTTCCAAAATTACGACGCCCCTTGTGTGGTTCTTGACAGGTTCCACCAACCTGTTAGTACGCCTGCTAGGTGTTCCGACCAGTGAAGATTCCACAATCACAGAAGCAGAAATTCTCTCGCTCGTCCGTGAAGGTATTGGCGCGGGCATCTTCGAAAAAAACGAAGAAGCCATGGTCGAAGGCGTCATGCGCCTGGATGACCAGCCTGTCGCCTCTGCGCTCACGCCTCGTAATGACATTATCTGGCTCGATGTAGATGCCAGCGAAGAGGATATCCGCCGGATACTCAGCACCTATGCCTACTCTGTCTATCCTGTGGCAAAAGAAGATGTCGATGAAGTTGTCGGCATTGTACGCAGCAAGGACCTATTGGTTCAGTTGTTGCACGATACGCCTTTTAACCTTGAAAAGATCATGATGTCCCCACTGATCATCCCTGAAACAGTGCCGATCTCGGATGTATTTACACGCTTTAAGCAAACGGGTATGCATACGGCCATTGTCCTGGATGAATATGGTGGTGTAGCGGGTCTTGTCCGCATGCATGACTTGATCGAGCAAATTGTGGGGGATCTTGATGGTGGGCCATTTGCCACAGAAGAGGCTGAAGCAGTCCAACGAGATGATGGTTCCTGGTTACTCAACGGCCAAATCCGCTTACAAGAATTAGCCCATATCTTCCCGCGCTTCAAAGTGCCGGAAGATGAAGAAAGCGATTATCACACGCTGGCAGGTTTTATCATGGCTCGGACTGGCTCCGTGCCTACCACAGCGGATCACATCACATACGATAATCTGCACTTCGAAATTGTCGATATGGACGGCGTGCGCATCGACAAGGTGTTGGTCACGGAACAAGCGTAG